A window of the Labeo rohita strain BAU-BD-2019 chromosome 1, IGBB_LRoh.1.0, whole genome shotgun sequence genome harbors these coding sequences:
- the setd4 gene encoding SET domain-containing protein 4 translates to MNKPGCRAGRRARRKRRKKHEDVSKVTLSHEAQFVLLRRWLKEKGFTSQSLIPVNFHDTGRGLMATQTIKAKDSVISLPEKCLLTTRTVLKSYMGDYIKRWHPPVPPLLALCCFLIAERHRGDASEWSPYINILPKTYTCPVYFSEDIIDLLPRSLQKKATEQKEQFQELYCSSLMFFRSLQPLFTEPTEELFTQDALRWAWCSVNTRTVYMEHDQSEYLSREKDVYALAPYLDLLNHCPNVQVEAGFNKETRRYEVKSVQGCKKFQQVFINYGPHDNHRLLLEYGFVASGNPQSVVYVDLGTLKLCLDEKDKQLTQKLLYLRDNDFLRNLTFGMDGPSWRLMTALRLLSLKPEQYSSWKNVLLGAAVSQDREEWCIHSALKLCNNLTDDNVKALERLSQLKQDANLSRLEQLRVVESLRQEEQRILEHTRVVLQNLWGQ, encoded by the exons ATGAATAAACCAGGGTGCCGTGCTGGGAGAAGAGCGAGGAGAAAAAGACGGAAAAAACACGAGGATGTCTCCAAAG TGACTTTAAGTCACGAAGCTCAGTTTGTTCTTTTGAGGAGATGGCTGAAAGAAAAAGGATTCACTTCACAGTCTCTTATCCCTGTCAACTTCCATG ATACTGGAAGGGGGCTTATGGCAACTCAAACTATAAAG GCCAAAGACAGTGTGATTTCCTTGCCTGAGAAATGCTTACTGACCACCAGGACAGTTTTGAAGAGTTACATGGGTGATTATATAAAAAG ATGGCATCCTCCTGTACCTCCTCTTCTGGCTCTCTGTTGTTTCCTCATTGCTGAGCGACATCGTGGAGATGCCTCAGAGTGGAGCCCCTACATTAACATCCTCCCAAAGACCTACACGTGCCCTGTGTACTTCTCTGAAGACATCATTGACCTTTTGCCTAGGAGTCTCCAGAAGAAAGCCACGGAGCAGAAAGAACAGTTTCAGGAACTCTACTGCTCTTCACTGATGTTTTTCCGCTCCCTCCAGCCACTCTTCACCGAGCCCACAGAGGAACTGTTTACCCAGGATGCACTGCGGTGGGCTTGGTGTAGTGTTAACACGCGTACGGTGTACATGGAGCATGATCAGAGTGAGTATCTTTCCAGGGAGAAGGACGTCTATGCGCTTGCACCGTACCTTGACCTGCTGAACCACTGTCCTAATGTCCAA GTTGAAGCTGGCTTCAACAAAGAAACTCGCCGTTATGAGGTTAAAAGTGTCCAAGGCTGTAAGAAGTTCCAGCAAGTGTTCATCAATTACGGTCCTCATGATAATCACAGACTACTTCTGGAATATGGTTTTGTTGCTTCTGGCAACCCCCAGAGTGTAGTATATGTTGATTTAG GAACTCTAAAATTGTGTCTAGATGAAAAAGACAAACAGCTAACACAAAAACTACTCTACCTCAGGGACAATGATTTTTTAAG AAACTTGACGTTTGGGATGGATGGCCCTTCCTGGCGACTGATGACTGCACTGAGACTGCTGTCCTTGAAACCTGAGCAATA TTCTAGTTGGAAGAATGTCCTCTTGGGGGCAGCAGTGAGCCAGGATAGAGAAGAGTGGTGCATTCACTCTGCCCTAAAGCTTTGCAATAACCTCACCGACGACAATGTCAAAGCACTAGAGAGG CTATCACAGCTCAAACAGGATGCGAACCTGTCTCGCCTTGAACAACTGCGTGTGGTGGAGAGCCTGAGACAAGAGGAGCAACGGATTCTGGAACACACACGAGTGGTCCTTCAAAACCTCTGGGGACAATAG
- the cryzl1 gene encoding quinone oxidoreductase-like protein 1 isoform X1, producing the protein MKGLYCKPGDQGDVKFILEDTNIPTNIGSHEVKVQVKSCALSPVDFKLYEDLKLEKEHVPVGREIAGVVLQVGPKVTFFQPDDEVVGILPLDAEQSGLCSVVVTDEYNLVQKPEKVSWFEAAAVIKDGLRAYTALHTLARMAAGQTVLVLDGAGPFGLLAIQLAHYHGVKVLATALSPEDQKFLEELRPSVGVQESLLARVIRVWDAKEDLVDSCLEETGGLGVDIIIDSGVRLYEEEPEAQRHCPHKHDLLTLLSVGGHWVTTEQHLQLDPPDSHILFLKAASLSFLNDEVWTTSRAKQGRYLHILKDVMDKLCTGTFRPQLEDPVPLYEATVSMEMVQRKQARKRIAVKL; encoded by the exons ATGAAGGGACTTTACTGCAAACCAGGAGACCAGGGTGATGTGAAGTTTATCCTGGAGGACACA AATATACCCACTAACATTGGCAGCCATGAGGTCAAAGTTCAAGTGAAAAGCTGTGCACTGAGTCCGGTTGATTTTAAG cTTTATGAGGACCTCAAGCTTGAGAAAGAACATGTCCCAGTTGGAAGGGAGATCGCTGGGGTTGTTCTTCAAG TTGGACCCAAAGTGACCTTTTTCCAGCCAGACGATGAGGTTGTTG GGATTCTCCCTCTGGATGCTGAGCAGTCTGGCCTTTGTTCCGTCGTGGTTACTGATGAATATAATTTAG TTCAGAAGCCTGAGAAAGTGAGCTGGTTTGAAGCAGCAGCAGTAATTAAAGACGGTCTCAGGGCTTACACAGCTCTCCACACTCTGGCTCGGATGGCTGCGGGTCAGACCGTACTGGTGCTGGATGGGGCAGGT CCCTTTGGACTTCTGGCCATTCAGCTCGCCCACTATCACGGTGTAAAAGTCCTAGCTACAGCTTTGTCTCCGGAGGACCAGAAGTTTTTGGAAGAGCTCCGGCCGAGCGTGG GTGTGCAGGAATCACTGTTGG CTCGAGTGATCAGAGTGTGGGATGCAAAGGAGGATTTGGTGGACTCATGCCTTGAGGAAACTGGAGGTCTTGGAGTGGACATCATCATTGATTCAGGAG tgagactCTATGAGGAGGAGCCAGAAGCACAGAGGCATTGCCCGCATAAACATGACCTACTTACCCTGCTTTCAGTTGGAGGTCATTGGGTTACCACAGAACAACACTTACAG CTGGACCCTCCTGATAGCCACATTCTCTTCCTGAAAGCGGCATCTCTTTCATTCCTTAATGACGAGGTGTGGACAACATCCCGTGCCAAGCAGGGCCGATATCTTC ATATCCTAAAAGATGTGATGGATAAACTCTGCACAGGGACTTTCAG GCCGCAATTGGAGGACCCTGTGCCTTTATATGAAGCTACGGTCTCCATGGAGATGGTACAGAGAAAGCAAGCAAGGAAAAGAATAGCTGTCAAGCTTTGA
- the cryzl1 gene encoding quinone oxidoreductase-like protein 1 isoform X2 — protein sequence MKGLYCKPGDQGDVKFILEDTNIPTNIGSHEVKVQVKSCALSPVDFKLYEDLKLEKEHVPVGREIAGVVLQVGPKVTFFQPDDEVVGILPLDAEQSGLCSVVVTDEYNLVQKPEKVSWFEAAAVIKDGLRAYTALHTLARMAAGQTVLVLDGAGPFGLLAIQLAHYHGVKVLATALSPEDQKFLEELRPSVARVIRVWDAKEDLVDSCLEETGGLGVDIIIDSGVRLYEEEPEAQRHCPHKHDLLTLLSVGGHWVTTEQHLQLDPPDSHILFLKAASLSFLNDEVWTTSRAKQGRYLHILKDVMDKLCTGTFRPQLEDPVPLYEATVSMEMVQRKQARKRIAVKL from the exons ATGAAGGGACTTTACTGCAAACCAGGAGACCAGGGTGATGTGAAGTTTATCCTGGAGGACACA AATATACCCACTAACATTGGCAGCCATGAGGTCAAAGTTCAAGTGAAAAGCTGTGCACTGAGTCCGGTTGATTTTAAG cTTTATGAGGACCTCAAGCTTGAGAAAGAACATGTCCCAGTTGGAAGGGAGATCGCTGGGGTTGTTCTTCAAG TTGGACCCAAAGTGACCTTTTTCCAGCCAGACGATGAGGTTGTTG GGATTCTCCCTCTGGATGCTGAGCAGTCTGGCCTTTGTTCCGTCGTGGTTACTGATGAATATAATTTAG TTCAGAAGCCTGAGAAAGTGAGCTGGTTTGAAGCAGCAGCAGTAATTAAAGACGGTCTCAGGGCTTACACAGCTCTCCACACTCTGGCTCGGATGGCTGCGGGTCAGACCGTACTGGTGCTGGATGGGGCAGGT CCCTTTGGACTTCTGGCCATTCAGCTCGCCCACTATCACGGTGTAAAAGTCCTAGCTACAGCTTTGTCTCCGGAGGACCAGAAGTTTTTGGAAGAGCTCCGGCCGAGCGTGG CTCGAGTGATCAGAGTGTGGGATGCAAAGGAGGATTTGGTGGACTCATGCCTTGAGGAAACTGGAGGTCTTGGAGTGGACATCATCATTGATTCAGGAG tgagactCTATGAGGAGGAGCCAGAAGCACAGAGGCATTGCCCGCATAAACATGACCTACTTACCCTGCTTTCAGTTGGAGGTCATTGGGTTACCACAGAACAACACTTACAG CTGGACCCTCCTGATAGCCACATTCTCTTCCTGAAAGCGGCATCTCTTTCATTCCTTAATGACGAGGTGTGGACAACATCCCGTGCCAAGCAGGGCCGATATCTTC ATATCCTAAAAGATGTGATGGATAAACTCTGCACAGGGACTTTCAG GCCGCAATTGGAGGACCCTGTGCCTTTATATGAAGCTACGGTCTCCATGGAGATGGTACAGAGAAAGCAAGCAAGGAAAAGAATAGCTGTCAAGCTTTGA